A region of Candidatus Methylomirabilota bacterium DNA encodes the following proteins:
- the nagZ gene encoding beta-N-acetylhexosaminidase: protein MTLEDLVGRMLVFGLVGPDLTDTDVRLFRDTRAGGIMLYRRNFETPERLRALLEGLEAAVGRRLLVTTDHEGGRIIMLNRGVTIFPDGLAAGTAGETAYVERQGRIEGREMRRLGVEVNFAPVLDVLTDRYSPNIGIRSYGKDPALVSRLGAARIRGMQAEGLSACAKHFPGKGHAPVDAHLGLPVIDSDWAEMHARHLPPFLEAMSAGVDCIMTSHPLYPRLDPAPRTPATFSRLIVHDYLRGEVGYRGVVISDDLEMGAIGELCPIGEATVGAAQAGHDLLLVCHTEPKQRGAHTALLEAAKTGALPRRQLEQSVARLDALVAKRPRRVAEGEPAAERDGEPLARAMAARAVTRVTPMPEGLRRRFNGRVVAVFPRLSSLADRITVEPAMQRETEYVTGALAPHGVVPEVAVVGVEPSAAEIAAAGAAARGADATLLFLYDAHLYTSNRALLETLQREARALAVVLMRDPYDAALLAPGVLGLTAYGWRRCQLEAVLADLLA from the coding sequence GTGACCCTGGAAGACCTCGTCGGACGCATGCTCGTGTTCGGGCTCGTGGGGCCCGACCTGACCGACACCGACGTGCGGCTCTTCCGCGACACCCGTGCCGGCGGCATCATGCTGTACCGCCGCAACTTCGAGACGCCGGAGCGCCTGCGCGCGCTCCTCGAGGGGCTGGAGGCCGCAGTGGGCCGCCGGCTTCTCGTGACCACGGACCACGAGGGCGGGCGCATCATCATGCTGAACCGCGGCGTGACGATCTTTCCCGACGGGCTCGCCGCCGGGACCGCGGGCGAGACCGCCTACGTGGAGCGGCAGGGGCGCATCGAGGGGCGTGAGATGCGGCGTCTCGGCGTCGAGGTGAACTTCGCGCCCGTGCTCGACGTGCTCACGGACCGCTACAGTCCAAACATCGGCATCCGCTCCTACGGCAAGGATCCCGCGCTGGTCTCGCGCCTGGGCGCCGCGCGCATCCGCGGCATGCAGGCGGAGGGGCTGTCCGCCTGCGCCAAGCACTTCCCCGGCAAGGGTCACGCGCCCGTGGACGCGCATTTGGGCCTGCCCGTGATCGACTCGGACTGGGCGGAGATGCACGCTCGCCACCTGCCGCCCTTCCTGGAGGCGATGTCGGCGGGCGTGGACTGCATCATGACGTCGCACCCGCTCTACCCGCGCCTCGATCCCGCGCCGCGCACGCCCGCCACGTTCTCGCGGCTCATCGTGCACGACTATCTCCGCGGGGAGGTCGGCTATCGCGGCGTGGTGATCTCGGACGATCTCGAGATGGGCGCCATCGGCGAGCTCTGCCCCATCGGCGAGGCGACGGTGGGGGCGGCCCAGGCCGGGCACGATCTTCTCCTCGTCTGCCACACCGAGCCCAAGCAGCGCGGCGCGCACACCGCGCTGCTCGAGGCCGCGAAGACCGGCGCGCTCCCGCGCCGTCAGCTCGAGCAATCCGTGGCTCGGCTCGACGCGCTCGTGGCCAAGCGGCCGCGGCGCGTGGCCGAGGGCGAGCCCGCGGCCGAGCGTGACGGCGAGCCGCTGGCCCGCGCCATGGCCGCGCGCGCGGTGACGCGGGTCACGCCGATGCCCGAGGGACTGCGCCGCCGCTTCAACGGCCGCGTCGTCGCCGTGTTCCCGCGCCTGTCCTCGCTGGCCGACCGCATCACGGTGGAGCCGGCGATGCAACGCGAGACGGAGTACGTGACGGGCGCCCTGGCCCCCCACGGCGTCGTGCCGGAGGTGGCGGTGGTGGGCGTCGAGCCGTCGGCGGCGGAGATCGCGGCGGCGGGGGCGGCCGCGCGCGGGGCCGACGCCACCCTCCTCTTCCTCTACGACGCCCACCTCTACACGTCGAACCGCGCCCTGCTGGAGACGCTCCAGCGCGAGGCGCGCGCCCTCGCGGTGGTGCTGATGCGCGATCCCTACGACGCGGCCCTGCTCGCGCCCGGCGTGCTCGGCCTCACCGCCTACGGCTGGCGGCGCTGCCAGCTCGAGGCCGTGCTCGCCGATCTGCTCGCCTGA